In Musa acuminata AAA Group cultivar baxijiao chromosome BXJ2-10, Cavendish_Baxijiao_AAA, whole genome shotgun sequence, a genomic segment contains:
- the LOC135625622 gene encoding transcription factor HHO2-like: MGPSVAGIGLDLNLCAMTTVGGFLEEAAAAVESVDSKVAKLEESVRSLEEERRKIEAFKRELPLCMLLITDVIEGLKKELERCRGERFARACEAHNPINSKCGEEGGVKLESESKNKTRWMSSAQLWTTVNNDKDDYSITEERNAKAARREEESLFSESKSRRPVGAFVPLKGMSPFVMNSKEEVKPRVMLPDLPLPSPAVKNAFCPISAVAEDHSLSLSGSQGVGGAAASALAMAGTCLSLQVQQQQQQQQPPRKARRCWSPELHRRFVLALQQLGGAQVATPKQIRELMQVDGLTNDEVKSHLQKYRLHARKMPNSSPIVDQPVVVLRGLWVPPENYTTSPQQSVSLSGSPQSPLQLAGSNLAVSATAGDSCEEDGRSECCNWTWGEVSAEHI; this comes from the exons atGGGACCGTCGGTGGCCGGTATCGGGCTGGACCTGAATCTCTGTGCCATGACAACCGTCGGCGGCTTCCTCGAGGAGGCGGCGGCCGCGGTCGAGAGCGTAGACAGCAAGGTCGCGAAACTGGAGGAGTCCGTGAGAAGtctggaagaggagaggagaaagatcgaagctttcaAGCGCGAGCTCCCTCTCTGTATGCTTCTCATCACAGATG TAATAGAGGGGTTGAAGAAGGAGCTTGAGAGGTGCCGAGGCGAGAGATTCGCTCGTGCCTGCGAAGCGCACAATCCCATTAACAGTAAGTGCGGTGAGGAGGGAGGGGTGAAGCTGGAATCAGAGAGCAAGAACAAGACCAGATGGATGAGTTCCGCACAGCTGTGGACTACAGTGAATAACGATAAGGATGATTATAGCATCACGGAAGAG AGAAATGCAAAAGCCGCTCGCCGTGAGGAGGAGAGCTTGTTCTCAGAATCTAAAAGCCGGAGGCCGGTGGGCGCATTCGTGCCGCTTAAAGGCATGTCTCCGTTTGTGATGAACTCTAAGGAGGAGGTGAAGCCGAGAGTGATGTTGCCTGACCTCCCTCTGCCGTCACCTGCGGTCAAAAACGCCTTTTGCCCTATTTCTGCCGTCGCGGAGGACCATTCTCTCAGTCTCTCGGGTTCTCAGGGAGTTGGTGGAGCTGCGGCATCGGCCCTGGCGATGGCAGGCACCTGCCTTAGCTTGCaggtgcagcagcagcagcagcagcagcagccaccaAGAAAAGCAAGGCGTTGCTGGTCGCCAGAGCTGCATCGCCGGTTTGTCCTTGCTCTCCAACAACTCGGTGGTGCTCAAG TGgctactccaaaacaaatcagggAACTGATGCAGGTGGACGGCCTCACCAATGATGAAGTGAAGAGCCACCTGCAG AAATATCGATTGCATGCACGAAAAATGCCTAATTCTTCACCTATTGTTGATCAACCAGTTGTGGTTTTAAGAGGACTGTGGGTTCCTCCAGAGAATTACACTACTTCACCACAGCAGAGTGTTTCACTTTCTGGCTCTCCTCAAAGCCCTCTTCAGCTAGCTGGATCTAATCTAGCAGTATCTGCTACTGCTGGAGATAGCTGTGAAGAAGATGGGAGGTCAGAGTGCTGTAACTGGACATGGGGGGAAGTTTCTGCTGAACATATTTAG
- the LOC135625933 gene encoding dof zinc finger protein 2-like, whose translation MIQERLGGVVEEKNISHPGGLLIDHSSSSSPTSSVSSQSQSSSSSSLSSAASEQQQQQQNNLRCPRCDSTNTKFCYYNNYNLAQPRHFCKTCRRYWTKGGALRNVPIGGGCRKSKVAPAIALAGGYGRSGATKTKPAPSDLFLRSNLTSGLDNELPSGPILCAPPHTSHLMTLFRSTTVQNPNPNLNSATHRALFGATTVAEQEGTLHAHSLSLDPLSHLGLCASLCRNNNSYSYQQQPQQQQQQQPQQNNNITDIQDLCHRLKSSSSCYNDQLQTVANDVGSFDPSSCSTAASVITAAGMATSSPTPIMEHIRHSLGEFGHWNQALAWPDLPTPNVAFH comes from the coding sequence ATGATCCAAGAGAGGTTGGGTGGGGTGGTGGAGGAGAAGAACATCTCCCACCCCGGAGGCCTTCTGATCGATCACTCCTCCTCGTCTTCCCCCACGTCTTCTGTTTCCTCTCAGTCGCAGTCATCATCCTCATCGTCGCTGTCGTCGGCCGCttcggagcagcagcagcagcagcagaacaaCCTCCGTTGTCCGCGGTGTGATtccaccaacaccaagttctgctactacaacaactacaaccTCGCCCAGCCGCGCCACTTCTGCAAGACCTGCCGCCGGTACTGGACCAAGGGTGGTGCGCTCCGCAACGTCCCCATCGGCGGTGGCTGCCGCAAGAGTAAGGTGGCGCCCGCCATCGCCCTGGCCGGGGGTTACGGTCGGTCAGGCGCCACCAAGACGAAGCCGGCGCCGTCGGACCTCTTCCTGAGGTCAAACCTGACCTCTGGTCTGGATAACGAGCTGCCATCCGGCCCGATACTGTGCGCTCCCCCACATACTTCCCACCTGATGACCCTTTTCAGGTCCACCACCGTCcaaaaccccaaccctaacctcaATTCTGCAACCCATAGGGCCTTGTTTGGTGCCACCACAGTGGCCGAGCAAGAAGGCACACTGCATGCACACAGCCTGAGCTTGGACCCTTTAAGTCATCTCGGTTTATGTGCTTCACTGTGCAGGAACAACAACAGCTACTCATACCAGCAacagccgcagcagcagcagcagcagcagcctcaGCAAAACAACAACATCACAGATATCCAAGATCTGTGCCACAGGCTAAAATCCTCGTCTAGTTGCTATAACGATCAGTTGCAGACAGTAGCGAACGACGTCGGCAGCTTCGATCCTTCTTCTTGTTCCACTGCTGCTTCTGTGATTACCGCGGCTGGCATGGCCACGAGTTCTCCAACTCCTATCATGGAGCACATCAGACACTCTCTCGGCGAATTTGGTCACTGGAATCAGGCTTTGGCGTGGCCCGATTTGCCCACTCCTAATGTCGCATTCCACTAA